Proteins from a genomic interval of Zingiber officinale cultivar Zhangliang chromosome 2A, Zo_v1.1, whole genome shotgun sequence:
- the LOC122040592 gene encoding eukaryotic translation initiation factor 3 subunit D-like — MGFDVGFVPFNPDGWGPPETPATLLHPKHGGGTLLANVPFAPFSRSDKLGRVADWTRNPNFSRSGGGRDAVFDFALDESFAGAASGADDSSFRLVDGKPPPRPKFGPRWRFNQRPQLPQRRDEEVEARKREAEKERARRDRLYHLNRRSSAPFGGPGYGNSRRDSPALKSSVDIQPEWTMLDQIPFSTFSKLSFSVPDPPEDLLICGALESYDRSFDRVNPKNERRLEHFKSRNFFKVTTTDDPVIRRLAADDKATVFATDAILSALMCAPRSVYSWDIIIQRVGNKLFFDKRDGSQLDLLSVNESSQELLPEAKEDINSIHSLAIEATYINQNFSQQVLARDGNKATFDEPNPFASEGEDVASVAYRYRRWKIDEGTYLITRCELHSTTDVKGQRGFLTLNALNEFDHKYSGVDWRQKLETQRGAVLATELKNNANKLAKWTAQALLAGADLMKLGYVSRVHPRDHFNHVILSVTGYKPKDFAAQINLNTSNMWGIVKSIVDLCMKLNEGKYVLVKDPVKPQVRIYEVPADAFENEYVEEPLPEEEQVQPLKEDPVASAMDAAAEAEASGADGEKLATASAA, encoded by the coding sequence ATGGGCTTCGACGTTGGCTTCGTCCCCTTCAACCCCGACGGATGGGGTCCGCCGGAGACGCCGGCGACGCTCCTTCATCCCAAGCACGGCGGGGGTACACTACTGGCTAACGTCCCCTTCGCCCCCTTCTCCCGATCTGATAAGCTCGGCCGTGTCGCCGACTGGACTCGAAACCCTAATTTCTCCCGGTCAGGCGGCGGCCGCGACGCCGTCTTCGACTTCGCTCTCGACGAGTCCTTCGCCGGCGCCGCCTCTGGCGCTGACGACTCCTCCTTCCGACTCGTAGACGGCAAGCCCCCTCCGCGCCCCAAGTTCGGCCCGCGATGGAGATTTAACCAGCGGCCGCAGCTTCCGCAACGGCGCGATGAGGAGGTCGAGGCGCGGAAGCGCGAGGCGGAGAAGGAGCGCGCGCGCCGTGACCGCTTGTATCACCTCAACCGCCGCTCCTCCGCGCCCTTCGGAGGCCCCGGATACGGCAACTCCCGGCGCGACTCCCCCGCTCTCAAGTCCTCCGTCGACATACAGCCCGAGTGGACCATGCTTGACCAGATCCCCTTCTCCACCTTCTCCAAGCTTTCCTTCTCCGTGCCCGATCCGCCGGAAGACCTCCTTATCTGCGGCGCGCTCGAGTCCTACGACCGCTCCTTCGATCGCGTCAACCCCAAGAACGAGCGCCGCCTCGAGCACTTCAAGTCCCGCAACTTTTTCAAGGTCACCACCACCGACGACCCCGTCATCCGCCGCCTCGCGGCCGACGACAAGGCCACCGTCTTCGCCACTGATGCCATTCTCTCCGCCCTAATGTGCGCACCGAGGTCCGTATACTCCTGGGACATCATCATCCAGCGCGTCGGCAACAAGCTCTTCTTCGACAAACGCGACGGATCTCAACTCGACCTCCTCTCTGTCAACGAGAGCTCGCAGGAGCTCCTCCCGGAGGCCAAGGAGGACATCAACTCCATCCATTCCCTCGCCATCGAGGCCACTTACATCAACCAGAACTTCTCGCAGCAGGTCCTCGCGCGGGACGGCAACAAGGCTACCTTTGATGAGCCCAACCCATTTGCTTCCGAGGGTGAGGATGTTGCCTCAGTTGCATACCGATATCGCCGCTGGAAGATCGATGAGGGCACCTATCTCATCACCCGCTGTGAGCTGCACAGCACGACCGACGTCAAGGGGCAGCGAGGGTTCCTCACCCTCAACGCACTCAATGAGTTCGATCACAAATACTCTGGAGTGGACTGGAGGCAGAAGCTCGAGACTCAGAGAGGAGCCGTTCTCGCCACCGAACTGAAGAACAACGCCAACAAGCTAGCCAAGTGGACCGCACAGGCCCTCCTTGCAGGTGCAGATCTGATGAAGCTGGGCTACGTCTCCAGAGTCCACCCAAGGGACCATTTCAACCATGTCATTCTCAGCGTCACCGGCTACAAGCCCAAGGATTTCGCCGCCCAGATCAACCTCAACACCTCCAACATGTGGGGGATCGTGAAGTCGATCGTCGATCTCTGCATGAAGCTCAACGAGGGCAAATATGTGCTGGTGAAGGATCCAGTCAAGCCGCAGGTAAGAATCTACGAGGTCCCGGCAGATGCCTTCGAGAACGAATACGTGGAGGAGCCACTTCCGGAGGAGGAGCAGGTGCAGCCGCTGAAAGAAGATCCAGTCGCCAGTGCCATGGATGCCGCCGCGGAAGCTGAGGCGAGCGGTGCAGATGGGGAGAAGCTTGCCACTGCCTCTGCCGCTTGA